One region of Roseovarius faecimaris genomic DNA includes:
- a CDS encoding MmcQ/YjbR family DNA-binding protein, which translates to MVRDEFNSFCGGLTATTHVVQWGNADVWKVGGKVFAICGWNEGKDAYTFKASDIAYEVLQDQPGIRPAPYLASRGMKWLQVYEAPGLSDDELKEHIVMSYDMVVAKLTRKRRAELGL; encoded by the coding sequence ATGGTCCGGGACGAGTTCAACAGCTTTTGCGGGGGGCTGACCGCCACCACCCATGTGGTGCAATGGGGCAATGCGGATGTCTGGAAAGTGGGCGGCAAGGTGTTCGCGATCTGCGGCTGGAATGAGGGCAAGGATGCCTATACGTTCAAGGCCAGCGACATCGCCTATGAGGTGTTGCAGGATCAACCGGGCATCCGGCCCGCGCCCTATCTGGCCTCGCGCGGGATGAAATGGCTGCAGGTCTATGAGGCGCCGGGGCTGAGCGACGACGAACTGAAAGAGCATATCGTGATGAGCTATGACATGGTGGTGGCCAAGCTGACCCGGAAGCGGCGCGCGGAGCTGGGATTGTGA
- a CDS encoding SDR family NAD(P)-dependent oxidoreductase, which produces MVLTGKHALVTGGGTGIGLAIARALAEAGAEVTITGRRMDVLEAVAGRGLHAVQMDVADEASVVDGVAAAVAARGPVQICVPNAGMAEGRALHKTDLAFWRRMMAINLDGAFLTVRECLPGMREADWGRVIAVSSIAGLKGLKGAAAYTASKHGMIGLIRALSEDYLGTGLTFNALCPGYVDTEIVTRNVTAIAERAQVSEDAARAMMVEANKHKRLIAPEEVAAAALWLCAPGSESVNGQAIEIAGGQF; this is translated from the coding sequence ATGGTTTTGACGGGAAAACACGCATTGGTGACAGGCGGCGGCACGGGCATTGGCCTGGCCATCGCGCGGGCCCTGGCCGAGGCCGGGGCAGAGGTGACCATCACCGGGCGGCGGATGGACGTGCTCGAGGCGGTGGCCGGGCGCGGTTTGCACGCGGTGCAGATGGATGTGGCCGATGAGGCGAGCGTTGTGGACGGCGTGGCCGCGGCTGTGGCCGCGCGCGGGCCGGTGCAGATCTGCGTGCCCAATGCCGGCATGGCCGAGGGCCGGGCGCTGCACAAGACCGACCTGGCCTTCTGGCGGCGGATGATGGCGATCAACCTTGACGGCGCGTTCCTGACGGTGCGCGAATGCCTGCCCGGCATGCGCGAGGCGGACTGGGGCCGGGTCATTGCGGTCTCCTCCATTGCCGGGCTGAAGGGGCTGAAGGGCGCCGCGGCCTATACCGCCAGCAAACACGGGATGATCGGGCTGATCCGGGCGCTGAGCGAGGATTACCTGGGCACGGGGCTGACCTTCAACGCGCTCTGCCCGGGCTATGTGGATACCGAGATCGTCACCCGCAACGTCACCGCGATTGCCGAGCGCGCGCAGGTCAGCGAGGACGCGGCGCGGGCGATGATGGTGGAGGCCAACAAGCACAAGCGGCTGATCGCCCCGGAAGAGGTGGCGGCGGCGGCGCTGTGGCTCTGTGCGCCGGGATCGGAGAGCGTGAACGGGCAGGCCATCGAGATCGCAGGCGGGCAATTCTGA
- a CDS encoding arginase family protein, with amino-acid sequence MTVAFDPPALPFSGARTDISVEEADLVVFGAPHGTPYPGIVNENYAQAPNTLRRALEQEAGWPDHWDFDLGGPLVHGTGFKVADAGDLQTASQDGPGNRALIREATAEIVARGAIPVMIGGDDSVPIPFIEALAPHGPLTIVQVDAHIDWRQERRGEPMGFSSTMRRASEMAHVEKIVHVGIRGLGSARRGEVELAREWGAEIVTARQLHAEGVAAVMRHVEKGSNTLITMDCDALDAGIMPAVMAPTPGGLSYYQALDLIEAVATQTSLVGFDMIEFVPERDVDGAASVTAARILAHVLGRCARAAA; translated from the coding sequence ATGACCGTTGCATTTGATCCCCCTGCCCTGCCCTTTTCCGGGGCGCGGACCGATATCAGCGTGGAGGAGGCCGACCTCGTGGTTTTTGGCGCACCGCACGGAACGCCCTATCCCGGCATCGTGAACGAGAATTACGCGCAGGCGCCCAACACGCTGCGCCGCGCGCTGGAGCAGGAGGCGGGCTGGCCCGACCATTGGGATTTCGATCTTGGCGGGCCGCTGGTGCACGGGACGGGGTTCAAGGTGGCCGACGCGGGAGACTTGCAGACTGCGAGCCAGGACGGGCCGGGCAACCGCGCCCTGATCCGCGAGGCGACGGCCGAGATCGTGGCGCGCGGGGCGATCCCGGTGATGATCGGCGGCGATGACAGCGTGCCGATCCCCTTTATCGAGGCGCTGGCCCCGCATGGGCCGCTGACCATCGTGCAGGTCGATGCGCATATCGACTGGCGGCAGGAACGGCGGGGCGAACCGATGGGGTTTTCCTCGACCATGCGGCGGGCCTCGGAAATGGCCCATGTGGAGAAGATCGTGCATGTGGGCATCCGGGGGCTTGGCTCGGCCCGGCGTGGCGAGGTGGAACTGGCCCGCGAATGGGGCGCGGAGATCGTCACCGCGCGGCAGCTGCATGCGGAGGGCGTGGCGGCGGTGATGCGGCATGTGGAGAAGGGCAGCAACACGCTGATCACGATGGATTGCGACGCGCTGGATGCAGGGATCATGCCCGCGGTGATGGCGCCGACGCCGGGCGGGCTGAGCTATTACCAGGCGCTTGATCTGATCGAGGCGGTGGCGACACAGACCAGCCTTGTGGGCTTTGACATGATCGAGTTCGTGCCCGAGAGGGACGTGGACGGCGCGGCGAGTGTGACGGCGGCGCGCATTCTGGCCCATGTGCTGGGCCGCTGCGCGCGGGCGGCGGCATGA
- a CDS encoding Hint domain-containing protein, whose amino-acid sequence MPTYTVGIYDVDPVNVLSTTIGGTAIWTGANTPSGTATITDNEPGIEGFTIDSRNAGGETATATVTVGGSTSTGRRVYAEESWTLLDTVTGQTFEVITLRVVGGGAGGYYTLSEIPLVPGRSYETLDYNTDPDVNAGDPVFNINDYVEPGDEVDGTAASETIDATYVDADGDSVGGGDDTVYAGAGNDIVSSGDGNDTVYGDLGSDTLIGGAGNDVLFGGEQNTSSTGIGGTNTVGTSFTVINLGNFADIDPDELNGISENAADLLGVYGGIGSELYNNFESATVFDTNADTTLEDNDTGTTPENIVINGVTTQIDSTQVYNATVTFTDGSTGTFTAVVVQTVDGDVYLMPEFTNNADNLLLTSAPIQSITLLSVDTDDSGLVAERIDANYQVPLTGTDTSGDSLDGGAGDDTLIGNLGNDTLIGGIGADLLQGGADDDTFFVAQGDVAEGGDGDDYFFLTDLGEAGSGTITIDGGNGGAGDNDTLQLTSDVSFADITLTPSSDPGALSGSFTMADGTVVNFSDIENIICFTPGTMILTETGERPIESLRIGDRVITRDHGAQPLRWVGTSTVPGRGTFAPVRVGREVIGARRDLLVSPQHRLLFEGYDCELLFGTDEVLAAAAHLEDGLSVMRSPRPLVTYIHLMFDRHEVIYAEGAPTESFFAGEVGLAAISGHAREELFTAFPALRSDPASYGATARTCLKAHEARLLMPEHSALPLAA is encoded by the coding sequence ATGCCCACGTATACGGTAGGGATATATGACGTCGACCCGGTCAACGTGCTTTCGACCACCATCGGAGGCACCGCGATCTGGACAGGGGCCAATACGCCCTCGGGCACCGCGACGATCACCGATAACGAGCCCGGCATCGAAGGCTTTACCATCGACAGCCGCAATGCTGGCGGCGAGACGGCGACGGCCACGGTTACGGTGGGCGGCAGCACCTCCACGGGCCGCCGGGTCTATGCCGAGGAAAGCTGGACCCTGCTGGATACGGTCACCGGCCAGACATTCGAGGTTATCACCCTGCGTGTCGTGGGCGGCGGCGCGGGCGGCTACTACACCCTTTCGGAAATTCCGCTGGTTCCGGGGCGCAGCTATGAGACGCTTGATTACAACACCGACCCCGATGTGAACGCAGGCGATCCGGTTTTCAACATCAACGACTATGTGGAGCCGGGCGACGAGGTGGACGGCACCGCCGCGAGCGAGACGATTGACGCAACTTACGTGGATGCCGACGGGGACAGTGTCGGCGGCGGCGATGACACGGTTTATGCCGGAGCGGGCAATGACATCGTGTCGTCCGGCGACGGCAATGACACGGTTTATGGCGATCTGGGCTCGGATACGCTGATCGGCGGGGCGGGCAACGATGTCCTCTTTGGCGGCGAGCAGAACACCAGCAGCACAGGCATTGGCGGGACCAACACCGTTGGCACGAGTTTCACGGTCATCAACCTTGGGAATTTCGCCGATATCGACCCGGATGAACTCAACGGCATTTCGGAGAATGCCGCGGATCTTCTTGGGGTTTACGGCGGGATCGGCTCGGAATTGTACAACAATTTCGAATCCGCCACCGTGTTCGACACGAATGCCGACACGACGCTGGAAGACAATGACACGGGCACCACGCCCGAGAATATCGTCATCAATGGCGTGACCACGCAGATCGACAGCACGCAGGTCTATAACGCGACGGTCACCTTCACCGATGGCAGCACCGGCACATTCACGGCGGTTGTGGTGCAGACGGTGGATGGCGATGTCTACCTGATGCCGGAGTTTACCAACAACGCCGACAACCTGTTGCTGACCTCGGCGCCGATTCAGTCAATCACGCTGCTTTCGGTGGATACAGATGATTCCGGGCTCGTGGCGGAGCGGATCGACGCCAATTACCAGGTGCCGTTGACCGGTACGGATACGTCGGGGGATTCCCTGGATGGCGGCGCCGGGGATGACACGCTGATCGGAAATCTGGGCAATGACACCCTGATCGGCGGGATCGGGGCGGATCTGCTTCAGGGTGGCGCGGATGACGACACATTTTTCGTTGCGCAAGGCGATGTGGCCGAGGGCGGAGACGGCGACGATTACTTCTTTCTGACCGATCTGGGCGAAGCGGGCAGCGGGACGATCACCATTGACGGCGGCAATGGCGGTGCCGGCGACAACGACACGCTGCAACTGACTTCGGATGTCTCATTTGCAGATATAACCCTGACCCCGAGCAGCGACCCCGGCGCTTTGTCGGGCAGCTTCACCATGGCCGACGGGACGGTGGTGAATTTCAGCGATATCGAGAATATCATCTGTTTCACCCCGGGCACGATGATCCTGACAGAGACCGGTGAACGGCCGATCGAGAGCCTGCGTATCGGTGACCGGGTGATCACCCGCGATCACGGCGCGCAGCCGCTGCGCTGGGTGGGCACTTCTACCGTGCCGGGCCGGGGCACCTTCGCGCCGGTGCGGGTGGGTCGCGAGGTCATTGGCGCGCGGCGCGATCTTCTGGTCTCGCCGCAGCACCGGCTGCTGTTCGAAGGCTATGACTGCGAGCTTCTGTTCGGCACGGATGAGGTTCTGGCGGCGGCGGCGCATCTGGAGGATGGGCTGAGCGTGATGCGAAGCCCGCGCCCGCTGGTGACGTATATTCACCTGATGTTCGACCGCCATGAGGTGATCTATGCCGAAGGGGCGCCGACCGAGAGTTTCTTTGCCGGCGAGGTCGGGCTGGCGGCGATATCCGGTCATGCCCGGGAGGAACTGTTTACCGCGTTTCCGGCCCTGCGCAGCGACCCGGCCAGCTATGGGGCGACGGCCCGGACCTGCCTGAAAGCCCATGAGGCGCGGCTGCTTATGCCGGAGCACTCCGCACTCCCATTGGCTGCGTAA
- a CDS encoding methyltransferase family protein translates to MTKWLDMPPAWLALFIALAWVQSSYFGLGLHFGGGWADFVGGLLVGGGIIIVILAAIEFRRYRTTIVPKETPARLIQSSVFKRSRNPIYLADAMILAGLILRWDAVLSLPLVPVFVWLIEKRFILGEEARMRQIFRMEYAKYERKVRRWL, encoded by the coding sequence ATGACAAAATGGCTCGACATGCCTCCCGCCTGGCTCGCGCTTTTCATCGCGCTGGCCTGGGTGCAATCCTCGTATTTCGGCCTTGGCCTGCATTTCGGCGGCGGCTGGGCGGATTTTGTCGGCGGTCTGCTCGTCGGCGGCGGGATCATCATCGTCATTCTGGCCGCGATCGAATTCCGCCGCTACCGGACAACCATCGTGCCCAAGGAAACGCCCGCCCGGCTGATCCAGTCCAGCGTGTTCAAACGCTCGCGCAACCCGATCTACCTTGCCGACGCCATGATCCTCGCCGGGCTGATCCTGCGCTGGGACGCGGTGCTGTCGCTGCCGCTGGTGCCGGTTTTCGTCTGGCTCATCGAAAAGCGGTTCATCCTCGGCGAAGAGGCCAGGATGCGCCAGATCTTCCGCATGGAATACGCCAAATACGAACGCAAAGTGCGTCGCTGGCTGTGA
- the kynU gene encoding kynureninase — translation MSGFADTRARFHLPEGVIYLDGNSLGPLPRAATERMARVMQDEWGEMLITGWNKAGWMAQPGRIGDRIGRLIGAEPGHVMVGDTLSVKVYQALAAALELRPDRRVILSDSGNFPSDLYMAEGLIRTLGQGYELRVVAPEKVAEALSEEVAVLMLTEVDYRTARQHDMAALTAQAQELGALTVWDLAHSAGAVEVDLAGAGADFAVGCTYKYLNGGPGAPAFIYVAPEHAAKASPALSGWLGHEAPFDFDPTYRPAPDIARMRVGTPPVLGMAALEAALDVWDMVDMREVAAASRKLSTAFIEGVEAACPALRLASPRRATERGSHVSFHFAHGYAAMQACIAEGVIGDFRAPDIMRFGITPLYLDEDDIERAVEIIARVVNDRLWDRPDYATRAAVT, via the coding sequence GTGAGCGGGTTTGCGGACACGCGGGCGCGGTTTCACCTGCCCGAGGGGGTGATCTATCTCGATGGCAATTCGCTGGGCCCCCTGCCCCGCGCCGCAACCGAGCGCATGGCGCGGGTGATGCAGGACGAATGGGGCGAGATGCTGATCACCGGCTGGAACAAGGCCGGGTGGATGGCGCAGCCGGGGCGCATCGGCGACCGGATCGGACGGCTCATCGGGGCGGAGCCGGGGCATGTGATGGTGGGCGACACGTTGAGCGTGAAGGTCTATCAGGCGCTGGCCGCGGCGCTGGAGCTGCGCCCCGATCGGCGGGTGATCCTGTCGGACAGCGGCAATTTTCCATCCGATCTCTACATGGCCGAGGGGCTGATCCGCACCCTGGGGCAAGGATATGAGCTGCGCGTGGTGGCGCCCGAAAAGGTGGCGGAGGCGCTGAGCGAAGAGGTGGCGGTGCTGATGCTGACGGAGGTGGATTACCGCACCGCGCGCCAGCATGACATGGCCGCCCTGACAGCGCAGGCGCAGGAGCTGGGCGCGCTGACGGTCTGGGACCTGGCGCATTCGGCGGGCGCGGTGGAGGTGGACCTGGCCGGGGCGGGCGCGGATTTCGCCGTGGGCTGCACCTACAAGTACCTCAATGGCGGGCCCGGCGCGCCGGCCTTCATCTATGTGGCGCCCGAGCACGCGGCCAAGGCCTCTCCAGCCCTGTCAGGCTGGCTCGGGCATGAAGCGCCATTTGATTTCGATCCCACCTACCGCCCGGCGCCGGACATTGCGCGGATGCGCGTCGGCACGCCGCCGGTGCTGGGCATGGCCGCGCTTGAAGCGGCGTTGGATGTCTGGGACATGGTCGACATGCGCGAGGTGGCGGCGGCCTCGCGGAAACTGAGCACCGCCTTTATCGAGGGCGTCGAGGCCGCCTGCCCTGCCCTGCGCCTGGCCAGCCCGCGCAGGGCCACAGAGCGAGGCAGCCATGTGAGTTTTCACTTCGCTCATGGCTATGCCGCGATGCAGGCCTGTATCGCCGAAGGGGTGATCGGAGATTTCCGCGCACCCGACATCATGCGCTTTGGCATCACGCCGCTTTATCTGGACGAAGACGATATCGAACGAGCGGTGGAGATCATCGCGCGTGTGGTCAACGACCGCCTCTGGGACCGGCCCGACTACGCGACCCGCGCCGCGGTGACCTGA
- a CDS encoding GFA family protein, translated as MTRHEGGCLCGDVRIVAAGAPRRVGVCHCLDCRKHHGAPFFAAAIFDRDAVTVTGEVREYQERAFCARCGSSVFARSGDEVELHLGAMDTPDQFRPDYELWTLRRESWLPPIPGARQYERNRDDDDG; from the coding sequence ATGACGCGGCACGAGGGCGGCTGCCTCTGTGGCGATGTTCGGATCGTGGCGGCGGGTGCGCCCAGGCGCGTTGGGGTATGTCATTGCCTGGACTGCCGCAAGCATCACGGCGCGCCGTTCTTTGCCGCCGCGATTTTCGACCGCGACGCGGTGACGGTCACCGGGGAGGTGCGGGAGTATCAGGAGCGCGCGTTTTGTGCGCGCTGCGGATCGTCTGTCTTTGCGCGGAGCGGTGACGAGGTGGAGCTGCATCTCGGTGCGATGGATACGCCGGATCAGTTCAGGCCGGATTATGAGCTGTGGACCCTGCGGCGCGAAAGCTGGCTGCCCCCGATCCCCGGAGCCCGGCAATATGAGCGCAACCGGGACGATGACGACGGCTGA
- a CDS encoding Re/Si-specific NAD(P)(+) transhydrogenase subunit alpha, with protein MKIGTPKEVIEGEARVAMTPDSALQLQKLGHDCVIESGAGDKAGFSDADYKAAGVEVVKTAAALWKAADVVAKVRPPQEAEMKRLRKDQTLISFFSPVAQEAEMKAAAKKGATIVAMEMVPRISRAQKMDALSSMANIAGYRAVIEAGNNFGRFFTGQVTAAGKVPPAKVLVVGAGVAGLAAIGTSTSLGAITYAFDVRPEVAEQVESMGAEFVYLDFEDDSQDGSATGGYASVQSDEFREAQLAKFRELAPEMDIVITTALIPNREAPELWTKDMVEAMKPGSVIVDLAAEKGGNCKLTVADEKIVTDNGVTIIGYTDFPSRMATQASTLYATNIRHMMTDLTPEKDGVIVHDMDDDVIRGATIAHAGDVTFPPPPPKVQAIAAAPKKEVAPEPTPEEKRAAEKAAFRKQTVQQVSLLGIGGALLLAVGLVAPASFMQHFIVFVLSVFVGFQVIWNVSHSLHTPLMAVTNAISSIIILGALIQIGSSSVLITILAAAAIFMAAINIFGGFLVTRRMLAMFQKS; from the coding sequence ATGAAGATCGGGACTCCGAAGGAAGTAATCGAGGGCGAAGCGCGTGTTGCGATGACGCCGGATTCGGCGCTGCAGCTGCAAAAGCTCGGCCATGACTGCGTGATCGAAAGCGGGGCAGGCGACAAGGCCGGTTTCTCGGACGCCGATTACAAGGCCGCGGGCGTCGAGGTGGTCAAGACCGCCGCCGCCCTGTGGAAAGCCGCCGATGTGGTCGCGAAGGTGCGCCCGCCGCAAGAGGCCGAGATGAAGCGCCTGCGCAAGGATCAGACGCTGATCAGCTTCTTCTCGCCGGTCGCCCAGGAGGCCGAGATGAAAGCGGCCGCCAAGAAAGGCGCCACCATCGTCGCGATGGAAATGGTTCCGCGCATCTCTCGGGCGCAGAAAATGGACGCGCTCAGCTCCATGGCCAATATCGCAGGCTACCGCGCGGTGATCGAGGCGGGCAACAACTTTGGCCGCTTCTTCACCGGGCAGGTGACCGCCGCCGGCAAGGTGCCGCCCGCCAAAGTGCTCGTCGTGGGCGCGGGCGTGGCCGGGCTTGCCGCCATCGGCACCTCGACCAGCCTTGGTGCCATCACCTATGCCTTCGACGTGCGCCCCGAAGTGGCCGAACAGGTCGAGAGCATGGGCGCCGAGTTCGTCTATCTCGATTTCGAGGATGACAGCCAGGATGGATCCGCAACCGGCGGCTATGCCTCGGTGCAATCGGATGAATTCCGCGAAGCACAGCTGGCCAAGTTCCGCGAGCTTGCCCCCGAGATGGACATCGTCATCACCACCGCGCTCATTCCCAACCGCGAAGCGCCCGAGCTGTGGACCAAGGATATGGTCGAGGCGATGAAGCCCGGCTCGGTCATCGTGGACCTTGCCGCCGAGAAGGGCGGCAACTGCAAGCTGACTGTGGCGGACGAGAAGATCGTGACCGACAATGGCGTGACCATCATCGGCTATACCGACTTCCCCAGCCGCATGGCCACGCAGGCCTCGACGCTCTATGCCACCAACATCCGGCACATGATGACGGACCTCACGCCCGAGAAGGACGGCGTGATCGTGCATGACATGGATGATGACGTGATCCGCGGGGCCACCATCGCCCATGCCGGAGACGTGACTTTCCCGCCACCGCCGCCCAAGGTGCAGGCCATCGCGGCCGCCCCCAAGAAAGAGGTGGCCCCCGAACCGACACCGGAAGAGAAACGTGCCGCTGAAAAGGCCGCTTTCCGCAAGCAGACCGTTCAGCAGGTCTCGCTTCTGGGGATCGGTGGCGCGCTGCTTCTGGCGGTGGGGCTCGTGGCTCCGGCCAGCTTCATGCAGCATTTCATTGTCTTCGTGCTCTCGGTCTTCGTGGGCTTCCAGGTGATCTGGAACGTCTCGCACTCCCTGCACACCCCACTCATGGCGGTGACCAACGCGATCTCCTCGATCATCATCCTGGGCGCGCTGATCCAGATCGGCTCCAGTTCGGTGCTCATCACCATCCTGGCCGCAGCGGCGATCTTCATGGCCGCCATCAACATCTTCGGCGGCTTCCTCGTCACCCGGCGCATGCTCGCCATGTTCCAGAAATCGTAA
- a CDS encoding NAD(P)(+) transhydrogenase (Re/Si-specific) subunit beta: MEYGFTIAAYVVAAILFIFSLGGLSGQESAKRAVWYGIVGMAIAVLATLIGPGHGLWLMSIVLIAAGAVVGYQLATKVQMTQMPELVAIMHSLVGLAAVFVGFNADLMINNVSGLFAENGMTMGALAADGSYALLPKAVYHELSAFGQLIAKKSPVEITILQVELVLGIWIGAVTFTGSVIAYGKLAGKVDSAAKQLPGGHLLNAAAAGASLLFAIMYLGGSGSWTLVLLTLLALFIGYHLIMGIGGADMPVVVSMLNSYSGWAAAAIGFSLGNDLLIVVGALVGSSGAILSYIMCKAMNRSFVSVILGGFGGASGEQMAVEGEQIAIDADGVANALNEAQSIIIIPGYGMAVAQAQQAVSELTNKLRAKGKEVRFAIHPVAGRLPGHMNVLLAEAKVPYDIVLEMDEINDDFPDTDVVIVIGSNDIVNPAAQDDPNSPIAGMPVLECWKAKQVFVSKRGQGTGYSGIENPLFYKDNTRMFYGDAKDSVSSLLPKID; the protein is encoded by the coding sequence ATGGAATACGGATTTACAATTGCAGCCTACGTGGTTGCGGCCATCCTCTTCATCTTCTCGCTGGGCGGACTTTCGGGTCAGGAAAGCGCCAAACGTGCCGTGTGGTACGGGATCGTCGGCATGGCGATTGCCGTGCTGGCCACCCTGATCGGCCCGGGCCACGGGCTGTGGCTGATGTCGATCGTTCTGATCGCGGCGGGGGCCGTGGTGGGCTATCAGCTTGCCACCAAGGTGCAGATGACGCAGATGCCCGAACTGGTGGCGATCATGCACTCCCTCGTCGGTCTCGCCGCCGTCTTCGTCGGCTTCAACGCCGATCTGATGATCAACAACGTGAGCGGCCTCTTTGCCGAGAACGGCATGACCATGGGCGCGCTTGCCGCCGATGGCAGCTATGCGCTGCTGCCCAAGGCCGTCTATCACGAGCTCAGCGCCTTCGGTCAGCTTATCGCCAAGAAATCGCCGGTTGAGATCACCATCCTTCAGGTCGAGCTGGTGCTTGGTATCTGGATCGGGGCCGTGACCTTCACCGGCTCGGTGATTGCCTATGGCAAGCTGGCGGGCAAGGTCGATAGTGCCGCCAAGCAACTGCCCGGCGGGCACCTTCTGAATGCCGCCGCTGCCGGTGCGTCGCTGCTCTTTGCGATCATGTACCTTGGCGGGTCGGGCAGCTGGACGCTGGTCCTGCTGACGCTTCTGGCGCTCTTTATCGGCTATCACCTGATCATGGGGATCGGCGGCGCGGACATGCCCGTGGTCGTCTCCATGCTCAACAGCTACTCAGGCTGGGCGGCCGCCGCCATCGGCTTCAGCCTCGGCAATGACCTCTTGATCGTGGTCGGCGCGCTGGTGGGCTCGTCCGGTGCGATCCTGAGCTACATCATGTGCAAGGCGATGAACCGGTCCTTCGTGTCGGTCATCCTTGGCGGCTTCGGCGGCGCCTCGGGCGAGCAGATGGCCGTCGAGGGCGAGCAGATCGCCATCGACGCCGACGGCGTGGCCAATGCGCTGAACGAGGCGCAGAGCATCATCATTATCCCCGGCTACGGCATGGCCGTGGCACAGGCCCAGCAGGCCGTCTCGGAGCTGACCAACAAGCTGCGCGCCAAGGGCAAGGAGGTGCGCTTTGCCATCCACCCCGTCGCGGGCCGCTTGCCGGGGCATATGAACGTGCTTCTGGCCGAGGCGAAGGTGCCTTACGACATCGTGCTGGAAATGGACGAGATCAACGATGACTTCCCCGATACGGACGTGGTCATCGTGATCGGCTCCAACGACATCGTGAACCCGGCCGCCCAGGACGACCCCAACAGTCCGATTGCGGGCATGCCGGTGCTGGAATGCTGGAAAGCCAAGCAGGTCTTCGTGTCCAAGCGCGGGCAGGGCACCGGTTACTCGGGCATCGAGAACCCGCTTTTCTACAAGGACAACACGCGGATGTTCTATGGCGATGCAAAGGACAGCGTGTCGAGCCTTCTGCCCAAGATCGACTGA
- a CDS encoding DUF4259 domain-containing protein, translating to MGTWDTGSFDNDAALDFLGELETPAEIAAMIRDGGQSADADTAARVIAACDLVAALLGRPDPAMPEDILPRLGDAPHPEAALLAEARRAIAHLRARSELAELWADGDDAGWQAALDDLLARLDPDAPYEPKGTSAAPAGVILAHCFACEQGIPEDEAVTLEHVIDDGIIYATMALYAHRACVEDRFDPPHWNADGTPTESTLAQFARAIGVEDG from the coding sequence ATGGGCACATGGGATACGGGAAGCTTCGACAACGATGCCGCTCTCGACTTCTTGGGCGAGTTGGAGACGCCTGCAGAGATCGCCGCGATGATCCGCGACGGCGGGCAGTCCGCTGATGCCGACACGGCCGCAAGGGTGATCGCCGCCTGCGATCTGGTGGCCGCACTTCTGGGCCGACCCGATCCGGCCATGCCCGAGGATATCCTGCCCCGCCTGGGCGATGCGCCGCACCCCGAAGCCGCGCTTCTGGCCGAGGCCCGGCGCGCCATTGCCCATCTGCGGGCACGCTCCGAACTGGCCGAGCTCTGGGCCGACGGGGATGACGCGGGCTGGCAGGCGGCCCTCGACGATCTGCTCGCCCGCCTCGACCCGGACGCGCCCTATGAGCCGAAGGGGACATCCGCCGCTCCCGCCGGCGTCATCCTCGCCCATTGCTTTGCCTGTGAACAGGGCATCCCCGAGGACGAGGCGGTGACGCTTGAGCATGTCATCGATGACGGGATCATCTATGCGACCATGGCGCTCTATGCCCACCGCGCTTGTGTCGAAGACCGGTTCGATCCGCCGCACTGGAACGCCGACGGCACTCCGACCGAGAGCACGCTGGCCCAGTTTGCCCGCGCCATCGGCGTCGAGGACGGCTAA
- a CDS encoding flavodoxin family protein — MPRLLILYHSRTGGARQMAEAAHAAACEELPDTALMRAEDTTPDDILRADGYIFCAPENLATLSGPMKDMFDRCYYPVLGRIEGRPYGLMICAGSDGEGALRQTARIAKGWRLREVQAPFIVCTHAQTPEAILAEKTLDDDQLTPCRDLGAALAAGLAMGVF; from the coding sequence ATGCCCCGCCTGCTTATCCTTTACCATTCCCGCACCGGCGGTGCGCGCCAGATGGCCGAAGCCGCGCATGCGGCTGCGTGCGAGGAACTGCCCGACACCGCCCTCATGCGCGCCGAAGACACCACGCCTGACGATATCCTCCGCGCCGATGGCTATATCTTCTGCGCGCCCGAAAACCTCGCCACCCTGTCCGGGCCGATGAAAGACATGTTCGACCGCTGCTATTACCCGGTGCTGGGCCGGATCGAGGGCCGTCCCTATGGCCTGATGATCTGTGCGGGCTCGGATGGCGAAGGCGCGCTACGCCAGACCGCGCGCATCGCCAAGGGCTGGCGGCTGCGCGAGGTGCAGGCGCCCTTCATCGTCTGCACCCATGCCCAGACACCCGAGGCGATCCTGGCCGAGAAGACGCTTGACGATGATCAGCTTACCCCTTGCCGTGACCTGGGCGCCGCACTGGCCGCAGGGCTGGCGATGGGGGTGTTCTGA